The genomic region GACGTGATCCGGCAGGCGCTCGCTGACGCGTCCGACGCTCCCGGCTACCCGCTGACCGCCGGCACCCCGGCCCTGCGGGCGGCGATCGCGGCCTGGGTGGCCCGGGCCTGCGGCGCCGGGGTGGACGGTCTCGGCGTGCTGCCGAGCATCGGCTCCAAGGAGCTGGTCGCGTGGCTGCCCACGCTGCTCGGCATCGGGCCGGGCGACGTGGTGGTCATCCCGCAGATCTGCTATCCCACCTACGAGGACGGCGCCCGGCTGGCCGGCGCCACCGTCGTACGCACCGACTCGCTGACCGCGGTCGGCCCGACCTCGCGGGTCCGGCTGGTCTGGGTCAACTCGCCCGGCAACCCGACCGGTCGGGTGCTGCCCGCGACCCACCTGCGCAAGGTGGTGGACTGGGCCCGGGAGCGGGGCGCCGTGGTCGCCAGCGACGAGTGCTACCTGCCGCTGGGCTGGTCCGCCGAGCCGGTCTCGGTGCTGTCGCCCGAGGTCTGCGGCGGCACGTACGAGAACGTGCTGGCCCTGCACTCGCTCTCCAAGCGGTCCAACCTCGCCGGTTACCGGGCCGGCTTCGTCGCCGGTGACCAGGCGCTGGTGGCCGAGCTGCTGAAGGTGCGCAAGCACGCGGGGATGATCGTGCCCGCGCCGGTGCAGGCGGCGATGGTCGCCGCGCTCCAGGACGAGCAGCACGCCGACGCGCAGCGAGAGCGGTACCGCGTGCGCCGGGAGGCCCTGCACAGCGCGTTCACCGCGGCCGGTTTCACCGTCGAGCACTCGGAGGCGGGCCTCTACCTCTGGATGACCCGTGGTGAGGACTGCTGGAAGACGGTCGACTGGCTGGCCCGCCGGGGCATCC from Micromonospora sp. WMMD812 harbors:
- the dapC gene encoding succinyldiaminopimelate transaminase — protein: MNRPEPVSARLPEFTWDTLDAAAALAAAHPAGLINLSMGTPVDPVPDVIRQALADASDAPGYPLTAGTPALRAAIAAWVARACGAGVDGLGVLPSIGSKELVAWLPTLLGIGPGDVVVIPQICYPTYEDGARLAGATVVRTDSLTAVGPTSRVRLVWVNSPGNPTGRVLPATHLRKVVDWARERGAVVASDECYLPLGWSAEPVSVLSPEVCGGTYENVLALHSLSKRSNLAGYRAGFVAGDQALVAELLKVRKHAGMIVPAPVQAAMVAALQDEQHADAQRERYRVRREALHSAFTAAGFTVEHSEAGLYLWMTRGEDCWKTVDWLARRGILVAAGAFYGPAGGQHVRVALTESDEHVAAVAGRLAQP